TCGCCACGGCGGCGGTGCCTTCTCGGGCAAAGATCCCACCAAGGTGGATCGAAGCGCAGCCTATGCGAGTCGTTATGTCGCTAAAAACATTGTGGCTGCAGGTCTTGCCGAGAAATGTGAGGTGCAGCTCAGCTATGCCATTGGGGTGGCGCGTCCAGTGAGCATCATGGTAGACACCTTCGGCACGGGCAAGGTTGAAGAAGAGCAACTGTTGGATTTGGTCAGACGGCACTTTGAGCTACGTCCAGCGGGCATCATCCAAGCTTTCAATCTGACGCGCCTACCTGCGCAATTTGGCGGTAAGTTCTACCAAAATGTGGCGGCCTATGGCCACTTTGGACGCACCGATCTAGATCTACCGTGGGAGCAAACCGATAAGGCAGAGCTTCTTCGGGAAGAAGCTGCTACGTCGCTGGTTGTCTAAGGACAATTGGTCTAAGGACGATTCCCCCATTCATACCTGCGCCCTAACTTCCGGTGAGCGATCGCTAAGGTTGGGGCGCTCTTTTTATGGAGGGCGATCGCCTAGTAAGACGCATCCTATCAAGTCTATAGCCACGTCATTCAAAAACTATCTTTCCGATTCAACGAACGGAGACGAGTTTGCATTGGCATCGGTATCTGGCACAGGGGCTAAGGCTTCTACCTCAAATTGGTAGAGAGCATCACTATCTTGGAAGGGTAAATCGGCCACCGAGTGAATGTAGTTTCGCTCTAGCAGCGCCTCTCCCAGGCGAGTGGCTTCTAAGCGGGTGCCTTTGTGGTGACGCACCAACCAGGTTACCGCTTCAGCACCGGTAAAGCTTTTGGGGTAAAGATTGAGACGGTAGCGGTGCTTTTTCAATGCGACACCCTCTTCGCCGGCCATCGCTTGGGCGATCGCTTTTAGATTATCCTCGTAGGTTTGGGCAAGCTGCGTTGGATCGGGTTCTGTGGCAATCAGCAACGCCATGCCATTCCGTACAATTTGCTGCAGCCGCATCACAATACCCCCAGCCGCCACCCCCCAACCAACACAGAGCAGTAGCGTTA
This DNA window, taken from Candidatus Obscuribacterales bacterium, encodes the following:
- a CDS encoding DEP domain-containing protein — protein: MTVQSLRSAIPGGIVALALGVGFVKMLAALSGYGDIPLLNRGVTLLLCVGWGVAAGGIVMRLQQIVRNGMALLIATEPDPTQLAQTYEDNLKAIAQAMAGEEGVALKKHRYRLNLYPKSFTGAEAVTWLVRHHKGTRLEATRLGEALLERNYIHSVADLPFQDSDALYQFEVEALAPVPDTDANANSSPFVESER